A genomic window from candidate division WOR-3 bacterium includes:
- a CDS encoding V-type ATP synthase subunit D, with the protein MRLDIPPTRMQLLRLKRRNVIARRGHKLLKDKQDELIRKIMELVKQIQDLRLKIEKELDSAYSFFYFASSKQTPNTTEEALLGGNKKIEIEYTTERVFNVRIPKFIQKISGTMLSYGFLNTSGDLDLALKKIDTLLEGLLKIAELEKALELLAIEIEKTRRRVNALEFILIPSIEETIKYINLKLSEIERSDLTRLMRVKEILGKR; encoded by the coding sequence ATGAGATTAGATATTCCTCCTACCCGAATGCAATTGTTAAGGTTAAAGCGAAGAAATGTTATCGCCCGCCGCGGGCATAAATTATTGAAGGATAAACAGGATGAGTTAATTAGAAAGATAATGGAGCTTGTTAAACAGATTCAGGATTTACGATTGAAAATTGAAAAAGAGCTTGATTCCGCTTACAGTTTTTTCTATTTTGCATCAAGCAAACAGACACCGAATACTACAGAAGAAGCATTGCTTGGCGGAAATAAAAAAATTGAAATAGAATATACTACAGAACGAGTCTTTAATGTCCGCATACCAAAATTCATTCAGAAAATTTCCGGGACAATGCTCAGTTATGGATTCTTAAATACCTCAGGGGACCTTGATCTGGCACTAAAAAAGATTGATACGCTGCTTGAAGGATTACTAAAAATTGCCGAATTAGAAAAAGCCCTGGAACTCCTTGCAATAGAGATTGAGAAGACCAGACGCCGGGTAAACGCACTGGAATTTATACTAATACCCTCGATAGAAGAGACAATAAAATATATAAATTTAAAGTTGTCGGAAATTGAGAGATCTGATTTAACAAGGTTAATGAGGGTAAAAGAAATACTTGGAAAAAGGTAG
- a CDS encoding V-type ATPase 116kDa subunit family protein gives MATVPLEKIAIVIHKSIKEQFIDKLHKLKIIHITELKEAPFYTPTELEKIKEAISQIASYQKKGVLDNFVPPRIPLSLKDFEQLTKRYDFQRTADELEQIKKEREISNSQLQSFKTLLSVLIPFEPLKYKLSELKTFKKVESIPVQIKSEEMYKIIESSIIDIPFSFEIVNRLGSKIFGLFFVRQVDVQKFKGKLIELGCEIIELPDIDKTPADLIQEYNEQIKKIEKRLIELNQRESELAQEIINLKIIYDWIDNEFKKNGIAQALPETSSTLNIIGWIKKKDLQKLKKIAEEFKLVAFERIAPEPDEKPPVAIENPWWSTPYEMLIRLYSMPDQKEYDPTPFIAVFFPIFFALCLTDAIYGIFLALFSLYLMRKVPGDKSLLWILFAGGIITIFTGSMVGGWAGNLFDLIGIGFFKNLKKLMLFDPLTNPMPFFYLSLGIGYVHVLLGVLIEVFDDLRNKEYARAIFENLTWAILIVCLPLYFTVLKLPVLKILILLSITGIILFSNRTGNPPLLDQILWTLLVLFLLGTLMKVFPGFFKYICLGLFVINIIRIKYGKKVLIRIAWGLYTLYGITSFVSNILSYIRLMALGMVTGGIAVTVNMIAWMVLKVPVIGIVLAIVVLIIGHSFNIVINALGGFIHTMRLHYIEFFGRFYAGGGKMFRPFGMETRYVEIK, from the coding sequence ATGGCAACAGTCCCGTTAGAAAAGATTGCGATAGTTATCCATAAAAGCATAAAAGAGCAGTTTATTGATAAACTACATAAACTCAAAATAATACATATAACCGAATTAAAAGAGGCACCATTTTATACCCCCACAGAATTAGAAAAAATAAAAGAGGCAATCAGCCAGATTGCGTCGTATCAGAAAAAAGGAGTTCTTGATAATTTTGTGCCCCCACGCATCCCGCTCAGTTTAAAAGACTTTGAACAACTCACAAAAAGGTATGATTTCCAGAGAACTGCTGATGAACTTGAACAGATAAAGAAAGAAAGAGAAATTTCAAACAGCCAATTGCAGAGTTTCAAAACTTTATTGTCAGTACTCATCCCTTTTGAACCATTGAAATATAAATTAAGTGAATTAAAAACCTTTAAAAAAGTTGAGTCCATACCGGTTCAAATAAAATCTGAAGAAATGTACAAGATTATAGAATCATCAATTATAGACATACCTTTCTCTTTTGAAATTGTAAACAGACTCGGCTCAAAGATTTTTGGTTTATTCTTTGTCCGCCAGGTTGATGTACAAAAATTTAAAGGGAAATTGATTGAACTTGGATGCGAGATTATAGAGCTTCCTGATATAGATAAAACACCGGCGGATTTGATACAAGAATACAATGAACAAATTAAAAAAATAGAAAAAAGACTTATTGAACTTAACCAGAGAGAATCGGAACTCGCCCAGGAGATTATCAACTTGAAGATTATTTATGACTGGATAGATAATGAGTTTAAAAAGAACGGTATTGCTCAGGCATTACCGGAGACTTCAAGTACATTAAATATCATTGGATGGATAAAAAAGAAAGATTTACAGAAACTAAAAAAGATTGCCGAAGAATTCAAACTTGTAGCATTTGAAAGGATCGCTCCAGAACCAGATGAAAAGCCACCCGTAGCAATTGAAAATCCCTGGTGGAGCACCCCTTATGAGATGTTGATTAGACTTTATAGTATGCCGGATCAGAAAGAATATGACCCGACACCATTTATTGCAGTTTTTTTCCCAATATTCTTTGCCCTTTGTCTTACTGATGCAATATATGGAATATTTCTTGCATTATTTTCATTATATCTTATGCGCAAGGTGCCCGGGGATAAGAGTTTATTATGGATTTTATTTGCAGGTGGTATTATTACCATATTCACTGGTAGTATGGTGGGTGGCTGGGCAGGAAATTTATTTGATTTAATTGGAATTGGATTTTTTAAAAATTTAAAAAAATTGATGCTCTTTGACCCGCTGACCAATCCGATGCCATTTTTCTATCTATCGCTTGGGATTGGATATGTCCATGTTCTTTTAGGAGTGCTGATAGAAGTTTTTGATGATCTGCGTAACAAAGAATATGCCCGGGCGATATTTGAAAATTTAACCTGGGCGATATTAATTGTATGCCTGCCATTGTATTTTACTGTTTTAAAATTGCCCGTTTTAAAAATTTTGATACTTTTATCGATCACAGGTATTATACTATTTTCAAACCGGACCGGTAATCCACCATTACTGGACCAGATTTTATGGACACTGCTTGTATTGTTTTTATTAGGAACTCTAATGAAGGTTTTCCCTGGGTTTTTTAAATATATCTGTCTCGGATTATTTGTCATAAATATCATTCGTATAAAATATGGGAAAAAGGTTCTGATTCGTATTGCCTGGGGATTATATACACTCTACGGCATAACATCTTTTGTAAGCAATATTCTTTCGTATATTAGATTAATGGCTTTAGGAATGGTTACGGGTGGAATAGCAGTTACTGTTAATATGATTGCCTGGATGGTATTAAAAGTTCCAGTTATCGGCATAGTTTTAGCCATTGTAGTATTGATTATCGGACATAGTTTCAATATTGTGATAAATGCACTGGGTGGTTTCATACATACAATGCGTCTTCATTATATAGAATTTTTTGGCAGATTTTATGCGGGCGGCGGCAAAATGTTCAGACCATTCGGAATGGAGACAAGATATGTGGAGATTAAATAA